One window from the genome of Hyperolius riggenbachi isolate aHypRig1 chromosome 6, aHypRig1.pri, whole genome shotgun sequence encodes:
- the LOC137522362 gene encoding transcription factor HES-5-like translates to MAPSSSPLLHCNGHQLTREPRKVRKPVIEKMRRDRINSSIEQLRLLLEKEFHKHQLPSKPEKADILEMTVSFLQQHMAGKNVTSASSQVHRDGYSSCIQDSVTFLSQHTQPEVQLQLLQNLPRAQTANKALSPSVFPVYQASSQHSALDSSKALWRPW, encoded by the exons ATGGCTCCTTCCAGCAGCCCTCTCCTGCACTGCAATGGCCACCAGCTGACCAGAGAACCCAGAAAA GTGAGGAAGCCCGTTATTGAGAAAATGAGAAGAGATCGCATCAACAGCAGCATCGAGCAGCTCCGCCTCTTACTGGAGAAAGAGTTCCACAAGCATCAGCTGCCCTCCAAGCCTGAGAAGGCCGACATATTGGAGATGACCGTCTCCTTCCTGCAGCAGCACATGGCTGGGAAAA ATGTGACATCAGCCTCCAGCCAGGTCCATAGAGACGGCTACTCCTCCTGCATCCAGGACTCGGTCACTTTCCTGTCCCAGCACACCCAGCCAGAGGTccagctgcagctgctgcagaacctcccCAGAGCTCAGACCGCCAACAAGGCTCTGAGTCCTTCTGTGTTCCCCGTCTACCAGGCCAGCAGCCAGCACTCAGCTCTGGACAGCAGCAAAGCCTTGTGGAGACCCTGGTAG